From the genome of Ziziphus jujuba cultivar Dongzao chromosome 6, ASM3175591v1, one region includes:
- the LOC107430733 gene encoding uncharacterized protein LOC107430733 produces MGMVLGKIPVETPKYQVIRSFTDYEIRKYAPSVIAQVTYDPSHEFKGDKDGGFTLLANYIGVFGNPQNLKPEKIAMTAPVITKTPETSSSAEKIAMTAPVVTKSRGGGEEKKMVTMQFLLPDMYRKAEDAPKPVDKRVEIVEEVERKYGVVRFGGVATEKVVGEKVEKLKKSLEKDGYKVIGEFLLARYNPPWRTLPMFRTNEVMIPIE; encoded by the coding sequence ATGGGTATGGTTTTAGGAAAGATACCCGTGGAGACTCCAAAGTACCAAGTCATTCGATCCTTTACCGACTATGAAATCCGGAAATATGCACCCTCTGTGATAGCTCAAGTCACGTATGATCCATCACATGAGTTTAAGGGTGACAAAGATGGCGGATTCACTTTGTTGGCCAACTACATCGGAGTATTTGGCAATCCACAGAACTTGAAGCCAGAAAAGATCGCCATGACGGCTCCGGTGATCACCAAAACACCCGAAACCTCTAGCTCTGCCGAGAAGATTGCAATGACTGCTCCTGTTGTGACAAAGAGCAGAGGAGGGGGAGAAGAGAAAAAGATGGTGACCATGCAATTTTTGTTGCCGGATATGTACCGAAAAGCCGAGGATGCGCCGAAGCCAGTGGACAAGAGGGTGGAGATTGTTGAGGAAGTGGAGAGGAAATATGGGGTGGTGAGGTTTGGAGGTGTTGCAACAGAGAAAGTGGTGGGAGAGAAGGTGGAGAAGCTGAAGAAGAGTTTGGAAAAAGATGGTTATAAGGTCATTGGGGAATTCTTGCTAGCAAGGTATAACCCACCTTGGAGGACTTTACCTATGTTTAGGACTAATGAGGTTATGATCCCAATTGAGTGA